A genomic window from Candidatus Thermoplasmatota archaeon includes:
- a CDS encoding 30S ribosomal protein S5 → MSDWAPKTRLGRLVAEGKITTMSEALRSRLPLREPEIVDILLPELADEVLDVNMVQRMTDSGRRVRFAITVVVGNFDGYVGLGRLKGKEVGPAIRAAIDVAKLNMIEVKRGCGSWQCGCLTPHSLPFEVSGHSGSVVVNLKPAPRGTGLAVGDVAKSVIKMTGIKDAWGFTDGHTKTTINYSIAAFEALRKTSQLRVTDEQKSRLQIMSGPVQIHVAGVPPEPEEQPEMEGSEPPKGAQ, encoded by the coding sequence ATGAGTGATTGGGCTCCCAAGACGAGGCTGGGAAGGCTCGTCGCCGAGGGCAAGATAACCACGATGAGCGAGGCGCTCAGGAGCAGGCTGCCGCTGAGGGAGCCTGAGATAGTGGACATACTCCTGCCTGAACTCGCAGACGAGGTCCTGGATGTCAACATGGTCCAGCGGATGACGGACTCGGGCCGCAGAGTGAGGTTCGCGATCACTGTCGTCGTAGGCAACTTCGATGGATACGTCGGTCTAGGCAGGCTGAAAGGGAAAGAGGTCGGGCCGGCCATCAGGGCGGCAATCGACGTCGCCAAGCTGAATATGATCGAAGTAAAAAGAGGGTGCGGTTCTTGGCAGTGCGGATGCCTCACTCCCCACTCGCTGCCCTTCGAGGTCTCAGGGCATTCAGGTTCGGTGGTTGTCAACCTCAAGCCGGCTCCGAGAGGCACAGGCCTCGCAGTCGGTGACGTCGCGAAGAGCGTGATCAAGATGACCGGCATAAAGGACGCCTGGGGATTCACGGATGGGCACACGAAGACGACGATCAACTATTCGATCGCCGCGTTCGAGGCGCTCAGGAAGACCTCGCAGCTGAGAGTCACCGATGAGCAGAAGAGCAGGCTCCAGATCATGTCAGGGCCAGTCCAGATACATGTCGCAGGCGTTCCTCCGGAGCCCGAGGAGCAGCCAGAAATGGAAGGAAGCGAACCGCCAAAGGGGGCACAGTGA
- a CDS encoding 50S ribosomal protein L18, with the protein MATGPRYKVPFRRRREGRTDYRHRAALIKGGRPRAVVRKSNKNMRIQFIDYLEKGDVVLAAAVSTELSEFGWTASGKSTPGAYLTGLLAGKRAKEKGVERSVLDIGLRKPTKGAAIFAALKGMLDAGIEIPHSDEMLPNDDRISGKHMHEGTAAMFESAKSKIGGATDE; encoded by the coding sequence ATGGCTACAGGACCTAGATACAAAGTCCCGTTCAGGAGAAGGCGAGAAGGTCGAACGGACTACAGGCACAGGGCAGCGCTCATCAAGGGCGGCCGCCCAAGGGCCGTCGTCAGGAAGTCGAACAAGAACATGCGAATCCAGTTCATCGATTACTTGGAGAAGGGAGATGTCGTCCTAGCGGCTGCGGTCTCCACGGAGTTGTCGGAGTTCGGGTGGACCGCCTCGGGGAAGAGCACACCAGGGGCTTATCTTACAGGACTCCTTGCCGGGAAGAGGGCCAAGGAGAAGGGTGTCGAGAGGTCTGTCCTTGACATTGGGCTCAGAAAGCCCACAAAGGGCGCGGCGATCTTCGCCGCCCTGAAGGGCATGCTCGACGCCGGCATAGAGATCCCGCACAGCGACGAGATGCTCCCTAACGATGACAGGATAAGCGGCAAGCACATGCACGAGGGCACGGCTGCCATGTTCGAAAGTGCGAAGAGCAAGATCGGAGGTGCGACTGATGAGTGA
- a CDS encoding 50S ribosomal protein L19e, producing MDLKNQRRMASQLLKCGENRVWMDPNRAEDVSDAITRADVRTLIASGAVSSRQKKGVSRGRAEFQLAQRRKGRQRGHGSRRGRKGARKPSKERWMQTIRPIRRKLKELRDSGKIDTATYRKYYLKAKGGVFKSRPHLESHLKAEGILKE from the coding sequence ATGGACCTGAAGAACCAAAGAAGGATGGCATCCCAGTTGCTGAAATGTGGTGAGAACAGGGTCTGGATGGACCCGAACCGCGCTGAGGACGTGTCGGACGCGATCACGCGCGCCGACGTTCGCACGCTTATCGCATCGGGCGCGGTATCATCCAGACAGAAGAAGGGCGTCTCCAGAGGCAGAGCGGAGTTCCAGCTGGCCCAGAGGCGCAAGGGCAGACAGCGCGGTCACGGATCAAGGCGCGGCAGGAAGGGCGCTAGGAAGCCCTCCAAGGAGCGCTGGATGCAGACCATCAGGCCCATAAGGCGGAAGTTGAAGGAGCTCAGGGATAGCGGGAAGATCGACACCGCGACCTACCGCAAGTACTATCTCAAGGCCAAGGGAGGCGTCTTCAAGAGCAGACCGCATCTGGAGTCGCACCTGAAGGCCGAGGGCATCCTGAAGGAGTGA
- a CDS encoding 50S ribosomal protein L32e, which produces MFKEEYIAKLEAIGIGSPKELAAALEDVEKTKEIRENLKGAGPKTIEHWKEDLKVRVEPKAEKKEEEKPAPKTRKVKTAPKKASEEKETKKEEKEPEEPVKKMGKGEKEEEEVEIEEEGYQVKLKPKLSKETIDALRKRAEVAARRPEFLRQEWHRRKRLQTAKWRRPRGGHSKMRQHYGYRPPVVSIGYGSPREARFLHPSGFREVMVYNVKDLAKIRPEQEAARVAHSVGMKKRLEIEKKADELNIRVLNRSG; this is translated from the coding sequence ATGTTCAAGGAGGAGTACATCGCGAAGCTCGAGGCGATAGGGATCGGGTCGCCGAAAGAGCTCGCAGCTGCGCTCGAGGACGTGGAGAAGACAAAGGAGATACGCGAGAACCTCAAGGGCGCTGGCCCGAAGACCATCGAGCACTGGAAGGAGGACCTGAAGGTGCGCGTCGAGCCGAAGGCCGAGAAGAAGGAGGAGGAGAAGCCGGCTCCCAAGACCAGGAAGGTCAAGACCGCCCCGAAGAAAGCCTCTGAGGAGAAGGAAACGAAGAAGGAGGAGAAGGAGCCCGAGGAGCCCGTGAAGAAGATGGGCAAGGGCGAGAAGGAAGAGGAGGAGGTCGAGATCGAGGAGGAGGGCTACCAGGTCAAGCTGAAGCCGAAGCTCTCGAAGGAGACCATCGACGCCCTGAGGAAGCGGGCCGAAGTGGCTGCCCGCAGGCCTGAGTTCCTCAGGCAGGAGTGGCACAGGAGGAAGAGGCTCCAGACCGCGAAATGGCGCAGGCCCAGGGGTGGCCATTCCAAGATGAGACAGCATTACGGTTACAGACCACCCGTAGTCTCGATCGGGTACGGCTCGCCGAGGGAGGCGAGGTTCCTGCACCCATCGGGATTCAGAGAGGTAATGGTCTACAACGTGAAGGACCTCGCGAAGATAAGGCCCGAGCAGGAGGCTGCAAGGGTCGCGCACTCGGTCGGCATGAAGAAGAGGCTCGAGATCGAGAAGAAGGCGGACGAGCTCAATATCAGAGTACTCAACAGGAGCGGATGA
- a CDS encoding 50S ribosomal protein L6, producing MREGFLKDDIEVPEKVQVKIEDGIVKVKGPQGEVQKKLVHPRVKIEVKGKHVVVSSEMPRKREKALVGTYGAHIRNMLIGATAGHEYKMKIVYAHFPIKTSIKGDTFLIENFLGEKYPRKASILGATKVQIKGDQVVLNGPNLEDAGQTAANIERATKIKGFDPRVFQDGIYIIEKPGR from the coding sequence ATGCGCGAAGGATTCTTGAAGGACGACATCGAGGTGCCGGAGAAGGTCCAGGTCAAAATAGAGGACGGCATCGTCAAGGTCAAGGGACCTCAGGGAGAGGTGCAGAAGAAGCTCGTGCACCCGCGGGTGAAGATAGAGGTCAAGGGAAAGCACGTGGTGGTCTCGAGCGAGATGCCGAGGAAGCGGGAGAAGGCGCTCGTGGGGACCTATGGAGCGCACATACGGAACATGCTCATCGGCGCAACGGCGGGCCACGAGTACAAGATGAAGATCGTCTACGCACACTTCCCCATCAAGACATCGATCAAGGGAGATACGTTCCTGATCGAGAACTTCCTTGGTGAGAAGTACCCGAGGAAGGCCAGCATCCTCGGGGCGACAAAGGTGCAGATCAAGGGAGACCAGGTCGTGCTCAATGGGCCGAATCTGGAGGATGCCGGGCAGACCGCGGCCAACATAGAAAGGGCCACGAAGATCAAAGGGTTCGACCCCAGGGTCTTCCAGGACGGCATCTACATTATCGAGAAGCCCGGGAGGTGA
- a CDS encoding 30S ribosomal protein S8 — protein MQHDTLNDAMAVIKNAEKVGKGECIVRPSSMLIGRVLKVMQESGYIRQFELVEDGRSRMFKVALSGQINDCGVIRPRYSVKVADLEKYESRYLPAQDFGVLILTTTKGVVTHMDARNGGVGGKLLAFVY, from the coding sequence ATGCAACACGACACGCTCAACGACGCGATGGCGGTCATCAAGAACGCCGAGAAGGTAGGCAAGGGCGAGTGCATCGTCCGACCCTCCTCGATGCTAATCGGTCGCGTTCTCAAGGTCATGCAGGAGAGCGGCTACATCAGGCAGTTCGAGCTCGTGGAGGATGGCCGAAGCAGGATGTTCAAGGTCGCCCTATCGGGTCAGATAAACGACTGCGGAGTCATCAGGCCGAGGTACTCGGTCAAGGTAGCAGACCTGGAGAAGTACGAATCGAGGTACCTGCCCGCGCAGGACTTCGGGGTGCTCATACTCACGACCACCAAGGGCGTCGTGACTCACATGGATGCCAGGAATGGAGGCGTCGGCGGCAAGCTGCTGGCGTTCGTATACTGA
- a CDS encoding 30S ribosomal protein S14, producing MKPKKKFGRTVGCTRCGRKRGIIRRYGMHLCRQCFREIAPNIGFRKYS from the coding sequence TTGAAGCCCAAGAAGAAGTTTGGAAGGACTGTCGGATGCACCAGATGCGGAAGGAAGAGGGGCATCATCCGAAGATACGGGATGCACCTGTGCAGGCAGTGCTTCAGGGAGATCGCTCCCAACATCGGATTCAGGAAGTACTCATGA
- a CDS encoding 50S ribosomal protein L5 encodes MRDIRLEKTVVNIGVGDAGERLLKAEKVLKMITGKKPVRTVAKVTNRDLGLREGMQIGCKVTLRGKEAEEFVKKAFWIKENRLATYSFDPAGNFSFGIQDYTDFPGMKYDPEIGIFGLDVCSSIGRAGKRVQKRKILRGRISKHHRVARKEGVEFVKSKFGVEVVD; translated from the coding sequence ATGAGGGACATCCGCCTGGAGAAGACCGTCGTCAACATCGGCGTAGGTGACGCTGGCGAGAGACTCTTGAAGGCGGAGAAGGTCCTGAAGATGATCACCGGCAAGAAGCCTGTGAGGACCGTCGCAAAGGTCACCAATAGAGACCTGGGCCTAAGGGAGGGCATGCAGATAGGATGCAAGGTCACGCTAAGGGGCAAGGAGGCTGAGGAGTTCGTCAAGAAGGCCTTCTGGATCAAGGAGAACAGGCTCGCTACCTACTCTTTCGACCCCGCGGGGAACTTCTCGTTCGGAATTCAGGACTACACGGACTTCCCGGGAATGAAGTACGACCCCGAGATCGGCATATTCGGCCTGGACGTCTGCTCGTCCATAGGCAGGGCAGGCAAGAGGGTCCAGAAGAGGAAGATCCTGCGGGGCAGAATCTCGAAGCACCACAGGGTCGCTCGGAAGGAGGGCGTCGAGTTCGTCAAGTCGAAGTTCGGTGTGGAGGTGGTCGATTGA